The following nucleotide sequence is from Salvia miltiorrhiza cultivar Shanhuang (shh) chromosome 7, IMPLAD_Smil_shh, whole genome shotgun sequence.
CTCCTATATTTTTCCAACCACATTTGCAATGAAGTAATTGCGACATTTATAGTCCAATACCCCCAACTACCTAACCTAAATATCCCAAATCAAATAGAATTCATCAAATTCCCCTCTATAAAAACACTGCACCTTCATGCACAAACACATCACACCCTCAATCTCAAACTAGCATTATATTCCAACCACTAATTCCGATGAAGTTGATCGGCGCAGTGCTGATGGCCGCTGCATTGATCGCGGCTGTTGCTCCGGCGAGTGAGGCCGCGATAAAATGTGGCACGGTGTTTTCGTACCTTAACCCATGCATCCCCTACGTGACCGAAAAGGGCCCGCTTGGGAAGTGCTGCGGCGGCGTCAAGGGTCTCTACGGCGTCGTGAAGACGATCCCGGACAAGCAGAGCGTCTGCAACTGCCTGAAATCCCTCGCCGGTTCAACTTCCGGCGTCAACTACAGCAAGGCCGCCGGCCTCCCCGGACAATGTGGTGTCAACATTCCCTACAAGATCAGCCCTTCCACCGACTGCTCCAAGTAAGCAAACCCTCATATTATCAATTGACAAAATTCTATGCAAATCGTGACatactaataatatatattatgatgCAGGGTGGTGAATTGAAGTGATGCAGATTTTGAGTCGTATTCGGACAACCTATATAGAATTACTATGAATAAAATAAGGCGTACTTAGTTCTATTGGA
It contains:
- the LOC130991207 gene encoding non-specific lipid-transfer protein 2-like, which translates into the protein MKLIGAVLMAAALIAAVAPASEAAIKCGTVFSYLNPCIPYVTEKGPLGKCCGGVKGLYGVVKTIPDKQSVCNCLKSLAGSTSGVNYSKAAGLPGQCGVNIPYKISPSTDCSKVVN